In the genome of Streptacidiphilus rugosus AM-16, one region contains:
- a CDS encoding DUF5994 family protein: MTTITAPVLLARPVARSPLRLALTPDGTRRRLDGAWWPHSRDLSVELPQLIEELDRRWGRISRASIYDTAWAQRSHSIATGSHDVRVNWYDPDQDPHAIALFSYRIKRWQLLVIPPETASWRAGQLMTAAARSRNQQSARALFAHGPLAPALGTGPYGHVRIRTRHDRTPATPAR; the protein is encoded by the coding sequence ATGACCACGATCACCGCTCCTGTACTCCTCGCCCGCCCAGTGGCCCGATCGCCGCTTCGGCTGGCCCTGACGCCCGACGGCACCAGGCGCCGACTCGACGGCGCCTGGTGGCCGCACTCCCGCGACCTCTCCGTCGAGCTTCCTCAGCTGATCGAGGAATTGGACCGCAGGTGGGGGCGCATCAGCCGAGCCTCCATTTACGACACCGCCTGGGCGCAGCGCAGTCACAGCATCGCGACCGGATCGCACGACGTCCGCGTGAACTGGTACGACCCTGACCAGGACCCTCACGCGATTGCCCTCTTCTCCTACCGCATCAAGCGGTGGCAACTCCTCGTCATACCGCCGGAGACCGCCTCCTGGCGCGCCGGCCAGCTCATGACCGCCGCCGCACGCTCCCGTAACCAGCAGAGTGCCCGCGCTCTCTTTGCACACGGACCCCTCGCCCCAGCCCTCGGCACGGGACCATACGGGCACGTCCGTATCCGCACGCGGCACGACCGCACCCCCGCCACCCCTGCGCGCTGA
- a CDS encoding YegP family protein — protein MTSTFEVYIDNSGEWRFRLTGLRGETIVASKAFTSQLDCLAGVAAMQTSATEAQITVLVPSVL, from the coding sequence ATGACCAGCACGTTCGAGGTCTACATCGACAACTCCGGAGAATGGCGCTTCCGCCTGACCGGTCTCCGAGGCGAGACCATCGTCGCAAGCAAGGCCTTCACCTCGCAGCTCGACTGCCTGGCCGGCGTCGCCGCCATGCAGACCAGCGCCACCGAGGCACAGATCACGGTCCTCGTCCCCTCGGTCTTGTAG
- a CDS encoding DUF5994 family protein has protein sequence MPLAVLPPPRGETPALRLALRPGFAPGARPIGALDGAWWPHSDDLVRELPSLVEKLDRLGRITRVNVNPTHWQSLPREVPVPGHVVKVGWFTTEQDPHKLLLMSYRLGRWDLLVIPPQTSQAAAARLMAAATDQAGAPSASELIAAEHNRHADDADLLAAAPSDSGLESAWESEGGAAASAPTTMPIGRMHVSSGR, from the coding sequence ATGCCTCTGGCAGTCCTCCCGCCGCCTCGTGGGGAGACGCCCGCTTTGCGGCTCGCGCTGCGGCCGGGTTTCGCCCCTGGGGCCCGCCCGATCGGCGCCCTGGACGGCGCCTGGTGGCCGCACTCCGACGACCTGGTTCGCGAACTGCCGTCCCTCGTCGAAAAGTTGGACCGACTGGGGCGGATCACGAGGGTCAATGTCAACCCGACCCACTGGCAGTCTTTGCCGCGCGAGGTGCCGGTCCCCGGCCACGTGGTCAAGGTCGGCTGGTTCACGACCGAGCAGGACCCGCACAAGCTGCTGCTCATGTCCTATCGGCTCGGGCGGTGGGACCTGCTCGTCATCCCGCCGCAGACCAGCCAGGCCGCGGCTGCCCGGTTGATGGCCGCCGCCACCGACCAGGCCGGAGCGCCCAGCGCGAGCGAGCTCATCGCCGCCGAACACAACCGCCACGCCGACGACGCCGACCTCCTCGCAGCCGCGCCCAGCGACTCCGGTCTGGAATCAGCATGGGAGTCCGAAGGCGGCGCGGCTGCATCCGCTCCGACAACCATGCCCATCGGCCGCATGCACGTGTCCTCGGGCAGGTGA